Proteins encoded within one genomic window of Triticum aestivum cultivar Chinese Spring chromosome 2D, IWGSC CS RefSeq v2.1, whole genome shotgun sequence:
- the LOC123051612 gene encoding uncharacterized protein isoform X2 gives MVDTRRSSAGKRRASSEEASPPTPPPAAASASGAGDGDAAGASASAPAAEAASPPPSRGRSAKRAKAQGKTTRVVSGPVFEAAAKAAGRAIESSQLSAPAAERSAGAVAASSTVSNSGARKKRTPRRLPPSDETTAEEMTQWKTRRGAASSRTHAWARLISQSSQYPTVPIYASYFTVGHGGKHDLKLTDALSGSLVCRLRHVRRGAALEVSISKVVYVNGKALDKSAKVTLTGGDEVVFSSLGKHAYIFQPLPEEKSSTSILSSPSFVQQGQHPVMKGTLDHLSSKRAKLSVPFNFGSGCSPLVPHDTEIVSSLCKTMEEQNQFSSEENVSFAQHKLLKEDLKKALFSASDISESFDSFPYYLSENTKSSLLTPAHVNLCCKEAMEWTKKISFISQRVLLSGPAGSEIYQETLMKALTKHFDARLLVVDSSLLSSGQSSKSKESEPYKKGDRVRYIGSLQSTRFILEGQRAPDYGSQGEVRLPFEENGSSKIGVSFDKPIPGGIDLGGNCEVDHGFFCSVDSLCLDGPGWEDRAKHPFDVIFEFLSEESAHGPLILFLKDVEKVCGNTYSYHGLKSKLEIFPAGVFVIGSQTQADSRKDKLNGSPFLSKFPYGQAAILDLAFQDSFGRVNDKTKEAAKTAKHVTKLFPSKVTIQPPQDDLELSKWKQLLDRDIEILKVKANISKVQSFLTRNGLECADVETTVCVKDRTLTNECVDKIVGYALSHQVMNSTVPTPGKDVLLALSGESLQHGVDLSERMQNDHKKKSTKKSLKDVATENEFEKRLLGDVIPPDEIGVSFDDIGALENVKETLKELVMLPLQRPELFSKGQLMKPCKGILLFGPPGTGKTMLAKAVATEAGANFINISMSSIGSKWFGEGEKYVKAVFSLASKIAPSVIFVDEVDGMLGRRENPGEHEAMRKMKNEFMVNWDGLRTKDKERVLVLAATNRPFDLDEAVIRRLPRRLMVNLPDATNRKKIISVILAKEDLAEDVDLEAVASLTEGYSGSDLKNLCITAAHSPIREILEKEKKERSLAEAENKPLPPKYSSSDVRPLNMSDLKQAHEQVCASISSDSTNMNELVQWNELYGEGGSRKKTPLSYFM, from the exons atgGTCGACACCAGGCGCAGCTCCGCGGGGAAGCGCCGGGCCTCGTCGGAGGAGGCCTCGCCCCCGACGCCCCCGCccgcggcggcctcggcctcgggcgcgggcgacggcgacgcggcGGGGGCGTCGGCGTCCGCGCCCGCGGCGgaggccgcctccccgccgccctcgCGGGGCCGCTCGGCCAAGCGGGCCAAG GCGCAGGGCAAGACGACGCGCGTGGTGTCAGGCCCCGTGTTCGAGGCCGCCGCCAAGGCAGCGGGCCGCGCGATCGAGAGCTCGCAGCTGAGCGCGCCGGCCGCGGAGAGGTCCGCCGGGGCCGTCGCGGCGTCGTCCACGGTGTCGAATTCGGGAG CGAGGAAGAAGAGGACGCCCAGGCGTCTGCCTCCGTCGGACGAGACGACCGCGGAAGAGATGACGCAGTGGAAGACGAGGCGCGGGGCGGCCAGTAGCCGGACTCATGCCTGGGCCAGACTGATTTCCCAATCTTCTCAG TATCCCACGGTTCCTATTTATGCTTCCTATTTCACCGTTGGCCATGGTGGTAAACATGATTTGAAACTGACGGACGCATTATCTGGATCACTTGTTTGCAGACTGAGGCATGTTAGG AGGGGTGCTGCCCTTGAGGTCTCTATATCCAAAGTTGTCTATGTAAATGGGAAGGCCTTAGACAAGTCTGCTAAGGTCACCTTGACTGGAGGCGACGAAGTTGTTTTTAGTTCACTTGGGAAGCATGCTTAT ATATTTCAGCCTCTTCCAGAGGAAAAATCAAGCACATCAATCCTTTCTTCCCCGAGTTTTGTTCAGCAAGGGCAGCATCCAGTTATGAAAGGCACATTGGATCATTTATCATCTAAAAGGGCCAAGTTATCAGTGCCGTTTAATTTTGGTAGTGGCTGCTCTCCATTGGTTCCTCATG ATACAGAGATAGTCAGCAGTTTATGTAAAACAATGGAGGAGCAGAACCAGTTCTCTTCTGAAGAAAATGTGTCATTTGCTCAACATAAACTTTTAAaagaagatctgaagaaggcaCTTTTTAGTGCAAGTGATATATCAGAGTCATTTGATAGTTTTCCATATTATCTGAG TGAGAATACCAAAAGTTCTCTCCTGACACCAGCACATGTAAATTTGTGTTGCAAGGAAGCCATGGAGTGGACAAAAAAAATATCTTTTATTTCTCAACGAGTACTATTATCTGGTCCAGCAG GGTCTGAGATATACCAAGAAACATTGATGAAGGCTCTCACCAAACACTTCGATGCTAGGCTGCTCGTTGTAGATTCATCATTGCTGTCGAGT GGACAGTCTTCAAAGTCAAAGGAGTCAGAGCCGTACAAAAAAG GTGATAGGGTGCGATACATTGGTTCTTTGCAGTCAACAAGGTTTATCCTCGAGGGACAAAG AGCTCCAGATTATGGTTCCCAGGGTGAAGTGCGACTTCCTTTTGAGGAAAATGGATCCTCAAAAATCGGAGTCAGTTTTGACAAACCGATTCCTGGGGGCATTGATCTAGGAGGCAATTGTGAGGTTGATCATGGTTTCTTCTGTTCAG TTGATTCTCTGTGCCTCGATGGTCCAGGATGGGAAGATAGAGCtaaacatccatttgatgtaatatTTGAG TTTCTTTCTGAAGAAAGTGCGCATGGACCCCTTATCCTATTTTTGAAGGACGTTGAGAAAGTGTGTGGAAACACTTACTCTTATCATGGTCTAAAGAGCAAGCTCGAAATTTTTCCAGCAGGTGTTTTTGTTATTGGGTCTCAGACCCAGGCAGACAGTCggaaagataag CTAAACGGGTCTCCTTTCCTTTCGAAGTTCCCATATGGTCAAGCAGCAATACTCGACCTTGCGTTCCAG GATAGCTTTGGCCGGGTGAATGATAAAACCAAAGAAGCAGCGAAGACTGCGAAGCATGTCACTAAACTTTTCCCCAGTAAAGTGACAATACAACCACCACAG GATGACTTGGAACTCTCAAAGTGGAAACAGCTATTGGATCGTGATATTGAAATTCTGAAAGTGAAGGCTAACATTTCAAAAGTCCAGTCT TTTCTAACTCGCAATGGTCTGGAATGTGCTGATGTAGAGACCACAGTATGTGTTAAAGATCGAACTCTTACAAATGAAT GTGTCGATAAAATAGTTGGTTATGCTTTGAGTCATCAAGTTATGAATTCCACTGTTCCAACTCCTGGAAAGGATGTGTTACTTGCTCTTTCTGGTGAAAG CCTTCAGCATGGGGTTGATTTGTCGGAAAGGATGCAAAATGACCATAAGAAAAAGAGCACAAAGAAATCACTCAAG GATGTTGCCACGGAGAATGAATTTGAAAAGAGGCTTCTTGGTGATGTTATCCCTCCAGATGAGATAGGTGTTTCCTTTGATGACATTGGAGCACTAGAGAATGTCAAGGAAACTTTGAAGGAATTAGTGATGCTTCCATTGCAAAGGCCAGAGTTGTTCTCCAAGGGACAACTTATGAAG CCATGTAAAGGAATATTGCTTTTTGGTCCACCTGGTACGGGGAAGACCATGCTTGCTAAAGCTGTTGCAACAGAGGCTGGTGCTAACTTCATCAACATATCAATGTCAAGCATTGGCTCGAAG TGGTTTGGCGAGGGGGAAAAATATGTGAAAGCTGTGTTTTCACTTGCAAGCAAAATTGCTCCCAGTGTCATTTTTGTGGATGAG GTTGACGGCATGCTGGGTAGACGTGAAAACCCAGGGGAACATGAAGCCATGcgtaaaatgaaaaatgaatttatggTGAACTGGGATGGTCTGAGAACAAAAGACAAAGAACGTGTATTAGTACTTGCTGCCACTAATAGGCCGTTTGATCTTGATGAGGCTGTCATTAGGAGGCTCCCAAGGAG GTTGATGGTGAATTTACCAGACGCAACCAATAGGAAAAAGATTATTAGTGTAATACTAGCCAAAGAAGATTTGGCAGAAGATGTAGATCTGGAAGCAGTGGCTAGCTTGACTGAGGGGTATTCAGGCAGTGATCTGAAg AATCTGTGTATTACTGCTGCACATAGTCCCATAAGGGAAATCCTTGAAAAAGAGAAGAAG GAGAGATCCTTGGCAGAAGCAGAAAACAAACCATTGCCTCCCAAGTATTCTAGCAGTGATGTCCGTCCCCTAAATATGAGTGATCTCAAACAGGCACACGAGCAG GTGTGTGCAAGTATATCATCTGATTCGACAAATATGAACGAGCTTGTTCAGTGGAACGAGCTTTATGGTGAAGGCGGATCTAGAAAGAAGACACCTCTAAGCTACTTCATGTAG
- the LOC123051612 gene encoding uncharacterized protein isoform X1, translating to MVDTRRSSAGKRRASSEEASPPTPPPAAASASGAGDGDAAGASASAPAAEAASPPPSRGRSAKRAKAQGKTTRVVSGPVFEAAAKAAGRAIESSQLSAPAAERSAGAVAASSTVSNSGASARKKRTPRRLPPSDETTAEEMTQWKTRRGAASSRTHAWARLISQSSQYPTVPIYASYFTVGHGGKHDLKLTDALSGSLVCRLRHVRRGAALEVSISKVVYVNGKALDKSAKVTLTGGDEVVFSSLGKHAYIFQPLPEEKSSTSILSSPSFVQQGQHPVMKGTLDHLSSKRAKLSVPFNFGSGCSPLVPHDTEIVSSLCKTMEEQNQFSSEENVSFAQHKLLKEDLKKALFSASDISESFDSFPYYLSENTKSSLLTPAHVNLCCKEAMEWTKKISFISQRVLLSGPAGSEIYQETLMKALTKHFDARLLVVDSSLLSSGQSSKSKESEPYKKGDRVRYIGSLQSTRFILEGQRAPDYGSQGEVRLPFEENGSSKIGVSFDKPIPGGIDLGGNCEVDHGFFCSVDSLCLDGPGWEDRAKHPFDVIFEFLSEESAHGPLILFLKDVEKVCGNTYSYHGLKSKLEIFPAGVFVIGSQTQADSRKDKLNGSPFLSKFPYGQAAILDLAFQDSFGRVNDKTKEAAKTAKHVTKLFPSKVTIQPPQDDLELSKWKQLLDRDIEILKVKANISKVQSFLTRNGLECADVETTVCVKDRTLTNECVDKIVGYALSHQVMNSTVPTPGKDVLLALSGESLQHGVDLSERMQNDHKKKSTKKSLKDVATENEFEKRLLGDVIPPDEIGVSFDDIGALENVKETLKELVMLPLQRPELFSKGQLMKPCKGILLFGPPGTGKTMLAKAVATEAGANFINISMSSIGSKWFGEGEKYVKAVFSLASKIAPSVIFVDEVDGMLGRRENPGEHEAMRKMKNEFMVNWDGLRTKDKERVLVLAATNRPFDLDEAVIRRLPRRLMVNLPDATNRKKIISVILAKEDLAEDVDLEAVASLTEGYSGSDLKNLCITAAHSPIREILEKEKKERSLAEAENKPLPPKYSSSDVRPLNMSDLKQAHEQVCASISSDSTNMNELVQWNELYGEGGSRKKTPLSYFM from the exons atgGTCGACACCAGGCGCAGCTCCGCGGGGAAGCGCCGGGCCTCGTCGGAGGAGGCCTCGCCCCCGACGCCCCCGCccgcggcggcctcggcctcgggcgcgggcgacggcgacgcggcGGGGGCGTCGGCGTCCGCGCCCGCGGCGgaggccgcctccccgccgccctcgCGGGGCCGCTCGGCCAAGCGGGCCAAG GCGCAGGGCAAGACGACGCGCGTGGTGTCAGGCCCCGTGTTCGAGGCCGCCGCCAAGGCAGCGGGCCGCGCGATCGAGAGCTCGCAGCTGAGCGCGCCGGCCGCGGAGAGGTCCGCCGGGGCCGTCGCGGCGTCGTCCACGGTGTCGAATTCGGGAG CTTCAGCGAGGAAGAAGAGGACGCCCAGGCGTCTGCCTCCGTCGGACGAGACGACCGCGGAAGAGATGACGCAGTGGAAGACGAGGCGCGGGGCGGCCAGTAGCCGGACTCATGCCTGGGCCAGACTGATTTCCCAATCTTCTCAG TATCCCACGGTTCCTATTTATGCTTCCTATTTCACCGTTGGCCATGGTGGTAAACATGATTTGAAACTGACGGACGCATTATCTGGATCACTTGTTTGCAGACTGAGGCATGTTAGG AGGGGTGCTGCCCTTGAGGTCTCTATATCCAAAGTTGTCTATGTAAATGGGAAGGCCTTAGACAAGTCTGCTAAGGTCACCTTGACTGGAGGCGACGAAGTTGTTTTTAGTTCACTTGGGAAGCATGCTTAT ATATTTCAGCCTCTTCCAGAGGAAAAATCAAGCACATCAATCCTTTCTTCCCCGAGTTTTGTTCAGCAAGGGCAGCATCCAGTTATGAAAGGCACATTGGATCATTTATCATCTAAAAGGGCCAAGTTATCAGTGCCGTTTAATTTTGGTAGTGGCTGCTCTCCATTGGTTCCTCATG ATACAGAGATAGTCAGCAGTTTATGTAAAACAATGGAGGAGCAGAACCAGTTCTCTTCTGAAGAAAATGTGTCATTTGCTCAACATAAACTTTTAAaagaagatctgaagaaggcaCTTTTTAGTGCAAGTGATATATCAGAGTCATTTGATAGTTTTCCATATTATCTGAG TGAGAATACCAAAAGTTCTCTCCTGACACCAGCACATGTAAATTTGTGTTGCAAGGAAGCCATGGAGTGGACAAAAAAAATATCTTTTATTTCTCAACGAGTACTATTATCTGGTCCAGCAG GGTCTGAGATATACCAAGAAACATTGATGAAGGCTCTCACCAAACACTTCGATGCTAGGCTGCTCGTTGTAGATTCATCATTGCTGTCGAGT GGACAGTCTTCAAAGTCAAAGGAGTCAGAGCCGTACAAAAAAG GTGATAGGGTGCGATACATTGGTTCTTTGCAGTCAACAAGGTTTATCCTCGAGGGACAAAG AGCTCCAGATTATGGTTCCCAGGGTGAAGTGCGACTTCCTTTTGAGGAAAATGGATCCTCAAAAATCGGAGTCAGTTTTGACAAACCGATTCCTGGGGGCATTGATCTAGGAGGCAATTGTGAGGTTGATCATGGTTTCTTCTGTTCAG TTGATTCTCTGTGCCTCGATGGTCCAGGATGGGAAGATAGAGCtaaacatccatttgatgtaatatTTGAG TTTCTTTCTGAAGAAAGTGCGCATGGACCCCTTATCCTATTTTTGAAGGACGTTGAGAAAGTGTGTGGAAACACTTACTCTTATCATGGTCTAAAGAGCAAGCTCGAAATTTTTCCAGCAGGTGTTTTTGTTATTGGGTCTCAGACCCAGGCAGACAGTCggaaagataag CTAAACGGGTCTCCTTTCCTTTCGAAGTTCCCATATGGTCAAGCAGCAATACTCGACCTTGCGTTCCAG GATAGCTTTGGCCGGGTGAATGATAAAACCAAAGAAGCAGCGAAGACTGCGAAGCATGTCACTAAACTTTTCCCCAGTAAAGTGACAATACAACCACCACAG GATGACTTGGAACTCTCAAAGTGGAAACAGCTATTGGATCGTGATATTGAAATTCTGAAAGTGAAGGCTAACATTTCAAAAGTCCAGTCT TTTCTAACTCGCAATGGTCTGGAATGTGCTGATGTAGAGACCACAGTATGTGTTAAAGATCGAACTCTTACAAATGAAT GTGTCGATAAAATAGTTGGTTATGCTTTGAGTCATCAAGTTATGAATTCCACTGTTCCAACTCCTGGAAAGGATGTGTTACTTGCTCTTTCTGGTGAAAG CCTTCAGCATGGGGTTGATTTGTCGGAAAGGATGCAAAATGACCATAAGAAAAAGAGCACAAAGAAATCACTCAAG GATGTTGCCACGGAGAATGAATTTGAAAAGAGGCTTCTTGGTGATGTTATCCCTCCAGATGAGATAGGTGTTTCCTTTGATGACATTGGAGCACTAGAGAATGTCAAGGAAACTTTGAAGGAATTAGTGATGCTTCCATTGCAAAGGCCAGAGTTGTTCTCCAAGGGACAACTTATGAAG CCATGTAAAGGAATATTGCTTTTTGGTCCACCTGGTACGGGGAAGACCATGCTTGCTAAAGCTGTTGCAACAGAGGCTGGTGCTAACTTCATCAACATATCAATGTCAAGCATTGGCTCGAAG TGGTTTGGCGAGGGGGAAAAATATGTGAAAGCTGTGTTTTCACTTGCAAGCAAAATTGCTCCCAGTGTCATTTTTGTGGATGAG GTTGACGGCATGCTGGGTAGACGTGAAAACCCAGGGGAACATGAAGCCATGcgtaaaatgaaaaatgaatttatggTGAACTGGGATGGTCTGAGAACAAAAGACAAAGAACGTGTATTAGTACTTGCTGCCACTAATAGGCCGTTTGATCTTGATGAGGCTGTCATTAGGAGGCTCCCAAGGAG GTTGATGGTGAATTTACCAGACGCAACCAATAGGAAAAAGATTATTAGTGTAATACTAGCCAAAGAAGATTTGGCAGAAGATGTAGATCTGGAAGCAGTGGCTAGCTTGACTGAGGGGTATTCAGGCAGTGATCTGAAg AATCTGTGTATTACTGCTGCACATAGTCCCATAAGGGAAATCCTTGAAAAAGAGAAGAAG GAGAGATCCTTGGCAGAAGCAGAAAACAAACCATTGCCTCCCAAGTATTCTAGCAGTGATGTCCGTCCCCTAAATATGAGTGATCTCAAACAGGCACACGAGCAG GTGTGTGCAAGTATATCATCTGATTCGACAAATATGAACGAGCTTGTTCAGTGGAACGAGCTTTATGGTGAAGGCGGATCTAGAAAGAAGACACCTCTAAGCTACTTCATGTAG